In Streptomyces sp. NBC_00483, a single window of DNA contains:
- a CDS encoding ABC transporter permease subunit, with amino-acid sequence MSTATIARPTSTTSSYAVTPARVLRSEWHKFWTVRSTWITLLSSTVLVVGLGLLVSANYDTGNRKFVDPVGIGLAGAQIAQIALPVLGVLMIAGEYTSGMIRASLTAVPKRAPVLWSKAAVLAAIVFPLTLATCLIAYPLSQAFLAGTDQEAALTDPGVLTAVAGVAAGITALSVFALGLGAVLRSVAGGISAFVGGVMILPEVISMIPVDAVDTAIEYFPVQAAGNVGALDPIAGAPSPTASLIALVLWAVGSVTVAALFLKRRDV; translated from the coding sequence ATGAGCACCGCCACGATCGCCCGCCCCACCAGCACCACGTCCTCTTACGCCGTGACGCCGGCGCGCGTGCTGCGCTCCGAGTGGCACAAGTTCTGGACGGTCCGCTCCACTTGGATCACCCTGCTCTCCTCGACGGTCCTGGTCGTCGGCCTCGGACTGCTGGTCTCCGCCAACTACGACACGGGAAACCGGAAGTTCGTCGATCCGGTCGGGATCGGCCTGGCCGGCGCCCAGATCGCCCAGATCGCCCTGCCGGTCCTGGGTGTCCTGATGATCGCGGGCGAATACACAAGCGGGATGATCCGGGCCTCGCTCACCGCGGTGCCCAAGCGGGCCCCGGTCCTGTGGTCGAAGGCCGCCGTCCTCGCGGCCATCGTCTTCCCGCTGACACTGGCGACCTGCCTGATCGCCTACCCGCTGAGCCAGGCCTTCCTGGCCGGGACCGACCAGGAGGCTGCCCTCACCGATCCGGGCGTCCTCACCGCCGTCGCGGGAGTGGCCGCCGGGATCACGGCCCTGTCGGTCTTCGCCCTCGGGCTCGGAGCCGTGCTCCGCTCGGTCGCGGGCGGCATCTCGGCCTTCGTCGGCGGCGTCATGATCCTCCCGGAGGTCATCTCCATGATCCCGGTGGACGCTGTGGACACCGCGATCGAGTACTTCCCGGTCCAGGCCGCGGGCAACGTGGGCGCCCTCGACCCCATCGCGGGAGCACCCTCGCCGACCGCGTCCCTGATCGCCCTGGTGCTGTGGGCGGTCGGCTCGGTCACCGTCGCCGCGCTCTTCCTCAAGCGGCGGGACGTATGA
- a CDS encoding ATP-binding cassette domain-containing protein, whose protein sequence is MTIRAHGLTKRYGGKSGKTVVEDLTFTVEPGTVTGFLGPNGAGKSTTMRMLLGLDTPTAGRATIGGRAYATHPAPLTEVGALLEAKAVHPGRTAFHHLTSLALTHGIPRSRVETVLDLAGLTEVADKRVKGFSLGMGQRLGIAAALLGDPATIVLDEPVNGLDPEGVLWIRTLLKSLAAEGRTVLVSSHLMSEMALTADHLVIIGRGRLLTDTTVDSFVREAGAGAIKVVTPSATELAARLAGPSVTVTSDSPGTLEVRGTDAEHIGRTAAAHGIPLFELTPRAASLEQAFMDLTRDFVEYNASVKGHAA, encoded by the coding sequence ATGACGATCCGAGCCCACGGCCTCACAAAACGCTACGGCGGCAAGTCCGGAAAGACCGTCGTCGAGGACCTCACCTTCACGGTCGAGCCCGGCACGGTCACCGGCTTCCTCGGCCCCAACGGCGCAGGCAAGTCCACGACCATGCGCATGCTGCTCGGCCTGGACACCCCGACCGCAGGCCGCGCCACGATCGGCGGCCGCGCCTACGCCACCCACCCGGCCCCGCTCACCGAGGTCGGCGCGCTCCTGGAGGCGAAGGCCGTCCACCCCGGCCGCACCGCCTTCCACCACCTCACGTCGCTCGCCCTCACGCACGGCATCCCGCGCTCCCGCGTCGAGACGGTCCTCGACCTCGCGGGCCTCACCGAGGTGGCGGACAAGCGGGTCAAGGGCTTCTCCCTCGGCATGGGCCAGCGCCTCGGCATCGCGGCGGCGCTCCTGGGCGACCCGGCCACGATCGTCCTGGACGAACCGGTCAACGGCCTCGACCCCGAGGGCGTCCTCTGGATCCGCACCCTCCTCAAGTCCCTTGCCGCAGAGGGCCGTACGGTCCTGGTCTCCTCGCACCTGATGAGCGAGATGGCCCTGACGGCCGACCACTTGGTCATCATCGGCCGCGGCAGGCTGCTCACGGACACGACGGTGGACTCCTTCGTACGGGAGGCAGGCGCCGGAGCCATCAAGGTGGTCACGCCCTCGGCGACCGAACTCGCCGCGCGTCTGGCCGGCCCGTCGGTGACGGTGACCAGCGACAGCCCCGGAACGCTGGAGGTGCGCGGCACGGACGCCGAGCACATCGGCCGCACCGCCGCCGCCCACGGCATCCCGCTGTTCGAACTCACCCCGCGCGCCGCGTCGTTGGAGCAGGCCTTCATGGACCTGACCCGGGATTTCGTCGAGTACAACGCCTCCGTGAAGGGACACGCAGCATGA
- a CDS encoding GNAT family N-acetyltransferase, with protein MDYVIRPVRADEWRATRELRLAALRDPAAPLAYLETYEDALAQPDEFWRGRAERAAHGTTALQFVAEAGFVAEAGEGGRWDGSVVVLVEEAGAVDFFGEAVERRQAQLVAVFVRPEARGSGVADALFSAAVEWAFGLDGVTRVRLYVHEDNQRAEGFYRKFGFVHTGGAVPHPGDPSKVEREMELKRL; from the coding sequence ATGGACTACGTGATCAGACCCGTTCGGGCCGACGAATGGCGTGCCACGAGGGAGCTGCGGCTCGCGGCGCTGCGGGATCCGGCGGCGCCGCTCGCGTATCTGGAGACGTACGAGGACGCGTTGGCTCAGCCGGACGAGTTCTGGCGGGGGCGGGCCGAGCGGGCGGCGCACGGTACGACGGCGCTGCAGTTCGTCGCGGAGGCCGGCTTCGTCGCGGAGGCCGGCGAGGGCGGACGCTGGGACGGCAGCGTGGTGGTGCTCGTGGAGGAGGCGGGCGCCGTGGACTTCTTCGGGGAGGCCGTCGAGCGGCGGCAGGCGCAGCTCGTCGCGGTGTTCGTACGGCCCGAGGCGCGGGGGAGCGGGGTGGCGGACGCCCTGTTCTCCGCAGCGGTGGAGTGGGCGTTCGGGCTCGACGGTGTGACGCGGGTGCGGTTGTACGTCCATGAGGACAATCAGCGGGCCGAGGGGTTCTACCGGAAGTTCGGCTTCGTCCACACGGGAGGGGCCGTCCCGCATCCGGGCGACCCCTCCAAGGTGGAGCGCGAGATGGAGCTCAAGCGGCTTTAG
- a CDS encoding NADPH-dependent FMN reductase codes for MPTTTTTPATTTPLRVGVIVGSTRDGRLAPTVSTWFTSQAERHTPETHFDVIDLTDLDLPGTHPGWGHKPTPAQTELAARVDAADAYVVITPEYNHSFPAHLKHFIDLHRDEWKAKPVGFVSYGGVGGGLRAVEQLRLVFAELHCTTIRDGVSFHQAHGGLFAEEGPAHDEQGAAGAAKVMLDQLAWWAHALRTARTEHPYG; via the coding sequence ATGCCCACGACCACAACCACGCCCGCAACCACCACCCCGCTCCGAGTGGGCGTAATTGTCGGATCCACCCGCGACGGCCGCCTCGCCCCCACCGTCAGCACCTGGTTCACGTCCCAGGCCGAACGCCACACCCCCGAAACCCACTTCGACGTCATCGACCTGACCGACCTGGACCTCCCCGGAACCCACCCCGGCTGGGGCCACAAACCAACCCCGGCCCAGACCGAGTTGGCGGCCCGCGTGGACGCCGCAGACGCCTACGTGGTGATCACCCCCGAGTACAACCACAGCTTCCCGGCCCACCTGAAGCACTTCATCGACCTGCACCGCGACGAGTGGAAGGCCAAGCCGGTCGGCTTCGTCTCGTACGGCGGCGTGGGCGGCGGCCTCCGCGCCGTGGAACAACTCCGCCTGGTCTTCGCCGAGTTGCACTGCACGACGATCCGCGACGGCGTCAGCTTCCACCAGGCCCACGGCGGCCTCTTCGCCGAGGAGGGACCGGCCCACGACGAGCAGGGCGCGGCCGGCGCCGCCAAGGTCATGCTCGACCAACTCGCCTGGTGGGCCCACGCCCTGCGCACGGCCCGGACGGAACACCCGTACGGCTAA
- a CDS encoding MFS transporter, with amino-acid sequence MATESQASAAREVGGSRSTFTLLVVLLGMLTLPMAMSGTTVALPRIGADLDATGAALQWVVVGYFLAASSFMLVAGSLGDLHGRRRILTAGATLYTAGTLASALAPNILLLDAARILSGIGAAGVMASGSSLLAATFTGPARTRVFASLGTTAGLGLAFGPTFSGWLVDAVGWRATFLSYVAVGAVIVVGTRLMPESRADTSPRVDKAGAATFIAGLALALYAITQGSKSGWAAAPTLVPAALSLALLLTFVRVERRLVRTGNGRPILDLRLARNPAFLGWAVGSFGLGAGTTGVLAYLPTYLQGANGTTARAAGLTLLLMTVQILALPPLGARLVNRGVPARHILVLSLLLLAAGNAWLTTLHPGIPVTSLAGPLLTIGAGQGLSLGIIDAQAMSMVAPSEVGMASGFLNTVRGGTGAIMLTIFGALLLASLEPRVGSAPLAARITAGTGGHTHEFTEAWRVTLWSTTALLTALAALAYRLLTAVSTHPAPATDSPSAPAVSTRPAPTADSHPAPAVGRRPARRDGWAQPPTERNETTTHTTST; translated from the coding sequence ATGGCAACCGAATCCCAGGCTTCGGCGGCCCGCGAAGTCGGCGGCAGCCGCTCCACGTTCACTCTCCTCGTCGTGCTCCTCGGCATGCTCACCCTGCCGATGGCCATGTCCGGCACCACGGTCGCGCTCCCGCGCATCGGCGCCGACCTGGACGCCACGGGCGCCGCGTTGCAGTGGGTGGTCGTCGGCTACTTCCTCGCCGCGTCCTCGTTCATGCTGGTCGCGGGCTCGCTCGGCGATCTCCACGGCCGCCGCCGGATCCTCACGGCGGGCGCCACGCTCTACACGGCGGGCACCCTCGCCTCGGCCCTCGCCCCGAACATCCTGCTCCTCGACGCGGCCCGGATCCTGTCCGGCATCGGCGCCGCGGGCGTCATGGCCAGCGGCAGCTCGCTGCTCGCCGCGACCTTCACGGGCCCCGCCCGCACCCGCGTCTTCGCCTCGCTCGGCACCACGGCGGGCCTCGGCCTCGCCTTCGGCCCGACGTTCTCCGGCTGGCTCGTGGACGCGGTCGGCTGGCGCGCCACCTTCCTGTCGTACGTCGCCGTGGGCGCGGTCATCGTCGTCGGCACCCGCCTGATGCCGGAGTCCCGGGCGGACACGAGCCCGCGCGTCGACAAGGCGGGCGCGGCCACCTTCATCGCCGGCCTCGCCCTGGCCCTCTACGCGATCACGCAGGGCTCCAAGTCCGGCTGGGCGGCGGCGCCGACCCTCGTTCCCGCGGCCCTGTCCCTCGCGCTGCTCCTCACCTTCGTACGCGTCGAACGGCGCCTCGTCCGCACCGGCAACGGCCGCCCGATCCTCGACCTGCGGCTCGCCCGCAACCCGGCGTTCCTCGGCTGGGCGGTCGGCTCCTTCGGGCTCGGCGCGGGCACCACCGGCGTCCTCGCCTACCTGCCGACCTACCTCCAGGGCGCGAACGGCACGACGGCCCGCGCGGCCGGCCTCACGCTGCTGCTGATGACGGTGCAGATCCTGGCCCTGCCCCCGCTCGGCGCCCGCCTGGTCAACCGGGGCGTGCCGGCCCGCCACATCCTGGTCCTGTCCCTGCTCCTGCTGGCGGCGGGCAACGCGTGGCTCACCACGCTCCACCCGGGCATCCCGGTGACATCGCTGGCGGGCCCACTGCTCACCATCGGCGCGGGCCAGGGCCTCTCCCTCGGCATCATCGACGCCCAGGCCATGTCGATGGTCGCCCCGTCCGAGGTCGGCATGGCCTCCGGCTTCCTCAACACGGTCCGCGGCGGCACGGGCGCCATCATGCTCACGATCTTCGGCGCCCTCCTCCTCGCATCCCTCGAACCCCGGGTGGGCTCGGCGCCCCTGGCAGCAAGGATCACGGCGGGCACGGGCGGCCACACCCATGAATTCACAGAGGCGTGGCGGGTGACGCTCTGGTCGACAACGGCCTTGCTAACGGCCCTGGCCGCACTGGCCTACAGGCTACTGACGGCTGTGAGCACGCACCCCGCCCCCGCTACGGACAGCCCTTCCGCCCCCGCTGTGAGCACGCGCCCCGCCCCCACTGCGGACAGCCATCCCGCCCCCGCTGTGGGCAGGCGTCCCGCACGGCGGGACGGGTGGGCACAGCCCCCGACTGAGCGCAACGAAACGACGACCCACACCACGTCAACCTGA
- a CDS encoding TetR/AcrR family transcriptional regulator: protein MTQESGRIPRKGTVEKRQALMRGARTVFGREGYARAGIDEIAAEAGVSTRTLYNHFGGKENLFREVLIDSAKNVTAAHVALIERHLGKVADVEKDLLALAREWMGRRGDHEPHMLLVRHIISEGSHLPADVIEEWQRIGPRGTAEAVRAALLRLGEQGHLAVDEANSAEAGRHFLLLIPGSVTVDTFFGVVPMSDAEVDARVSSGLGVFLKLYGR, encoded by the coding sequence ATGACACAGGAGTCGGGGCGTATCCCGCGCAAGGGCACGGTCGAGAAGCGGCAGGCGCTGATGCGCGGGGCGCGGACGGTCTTCGGTCGCGAGGGGTACGCGCGCGCGGGTATCGACGAGATCGCCGCCGAGGCGGGCGTCTCCACGCGCACGCTCTACAACCACTTCGGTGGCAAGGAGAATCTTTTTCGTGAGGTCCTCATCGACAGTGCCAAGAATGTGACGGCTGCTCATGTTGCCTTGATCGAGCGGCACTTGGGCAAGGTGGCGGACGTCGAGAAGGATCTGCTCGCGCTCGCCCGGGAGTGGATGGGACGGCGCGGCGACCACGAGCCGCACATGCTTCTCGTACGGCACATCATCTCGGAGGGCTCGCATCTGCCCGCCGACGTCATCGAGGAGTGGCAGCGGATCGGCCCGCGGGGGACGGCGGAAGCGGTGCGCGCGGCGCTGCTCCGGCTCGGTGAGCAGGGGCACCTGGCGGTCGACGAGGCCAACTCCGCGGAGGCCGGGCGGCACTTCCTGCTGCTGATCCCCGGGTCCGTCACGGTGGATACGTTCTTCGGGGTGGTGCCGATGTCCGACGCCGAGGTCGACGCCCGTGTGTCCAGTGGGCTCGGGGTGTTTTTGAAGCTGTACGGCCGGTAG
- a CDS encoding type IV secretory system conjugative DNA transfer family protein — MERSYHRDDREGRGRGGVPDGLLVGVLAFLLGMTILAWTATGLAGLFTKGAWPTSVTFANTPLAMRSLITRPHDIPGAWPGTPAAELSGYGLFWGLFIGQLMILVVLAVFVAGTVARWRAVRKKRRTQPIQAPHLDESQRGPGQSPDLSAPPAIEERGPGQSPDLSAPPAIEGRGPGQSPDLSAPPAIEERGPGQSPETSTTPPATTPVPAQRGPVHLGPPAARHPLAIEAIQDAEGPVLVITSSADVWSETKDARAKLGPVLLYDPTHRCDTPARMHWNPAAGCTDKETAAARATALLAPIRPTAKLDSALAEAATTLLRSYLHAAAVDGKPFRHVHRWAQGTQVQDAVRILRTNPKAAAGTAGELEAALTSHPERRDMAQELTARALSSLFSVHIREACTPNRTDALTLDSFVNEGGTLYVVGEPIEDPKGQPGAMPLLTALASSVVEHGRRVAARSPAGRLDPPMTLVLDDVAAVAPLPQLPELLATGADQGLVTLALLRSREQGRTRWPDAELPLG; from the coding sequence ATGGAGCGGAGTTACCACCGGGACGACCGGGAGGGGCGCGGCCGGGGCGGTGTGCCCGACGGGCTGCTGGTCGGGGTCCTGGCGTTCCTCCTTGGCATGACGATCCTGGCGTGGACGGCGACGGGCCTCGCGGGCCTCTTCACGAAGGGCGCGTGGCCGACGTCCGTGACGTTCGCGAACACGCCGCTGGCCATGCGCTCGTTGATCACCCGCCCGCACGACATCCCCGGCGCCTGGCCCGGCACCCCCGCCGCCGAACTGTCCGGCTACGGCCTCTTCTGGGGCCTGTTCATCGGCCAGCTGATGATCCTGGTCGTCCTGGCGGTGTTCGTGGCGGGAACGGTGGCGCGGTGGCGTGCGGTCCGGAAGAAGCGTCGCACTCAGCCCATTCAAGCCCCGCACTTGGACGAGAGCCAGCGGGGTCCGGGGCAGAGCCCCGATCTTTCAGCCCCGCCGGCGATTGAGGAGCGGGGCCCGGGGCAGAGCCCCGATCTTTCAGCCCCGCCGGCGATTGAGGGGCGGGGCCCGGGGCAGAGCCCCGATCTTTCAGCCCCTCCGGCGATTGAGGAGCGGGGCCCGGGGCAGAGCCCCGAGACGTCAACCACGCCTCCCGCAACCACACCCGTACCGGCCCAACGCGGACCCGTCCACCTCGGCCCGCCGGCCGCCCGCCACCCCCTCGCCATAGAAGCCATCCAGGACGCCGAAGGCCCCGTCCTCGTGATCACGTCGTCCGCGGACGTCTGGTCGGAGACCAAGGACGCCCGCGCCAAACTCGGCCCCGTCCTCCTCTACGACCCCACCCACCGCTGCGACACCCCCGCCCGCATGCACTGGAACCCGGCCGCCGGCTGCACCGACAAGGAGACCGCGGCGGCCCGCGCCACCGCCCTGCTCGCCCCGATAAGGCCCACGGCCAAACTGGACTCGGCGCTCGCCGAGGCCGCGACCACCCTGCTGCGCAGCTACCTGCACGCCGCCGCCGTCGACGGCAAACCGTTTCGCCACGTCCACCGCTGGGCCCAGGGCACCCAGGTCCAGGACGCCGTACGCATCCTCCGTACGAACCCGAAGGCGGCCGCGGGCACCGCGGGCGAACTCGAGGCGGCGCTCACCTCGCACCCCGAACGCCGCGACATGGCACAGGAGTTGACGGCCCGCGCACTGTCCTCCCTCTTCTCCGTACACATCCGTGAGGCGTGCACGCCCAACCGAACGGATGCGCTCACTCTGGATTCCTTCGTCAACGAAGGGGGCACGCTTTATGTGGTCGGTGAACCCATCGAGGACCCGAAGGGGCAGCCCGGTGCGATGCCCCTGCTCACGGCCCTCGCCTCGAGCGTGGTCGAGCACGGCCGCCGCGTGGCCGCACGGTCACCTGCCGGCCGGCTCGACCCACCAATGACGCTCGTCCTCGACGACGTCGCGGCGGTGGCTCCGCTTCCCCAACTGCCGGAGCTGCTGGCCACGGGAGCGGACCAGGGTCTGGTCACCCTGGCCCTGCTCCGGTCCAGGGAACAGGGCCGCACCCGCTGGCCGGACGCGGAACTCCCGCTCGGTTAG
- a CDS encoding ATP-binding protein, which translates to MRDPLTALTDAFTAFLFGKVETTRLPVRTSTGQAQAVYLPTAAPGLGDSGVIIGREVYSGKGYIYDPFQLYGQQLPAPHWLVLGESGNGKSALEKTYVLRQLRFKDRQVVVLDAQGEDGVGEWNLIAEELGITPIRLDPTAALDMGIRLNPLDPAITSTGQLALLRTIIEVALGHGLDERSGFALKVAHAYVNETIVDRQPVLPDIVEQLRHPEPESAEAMNVALEDVRAWGLDVALVIDRLVDGDLRGMFDGPTTVGIDLDAPLIVFDLSHIDRNSIAMPILMAIVGVWLEHTWIRPDRKKRIFLVEEAWHIINSPFVAQLFQRLLKFGRRLGLSFVAVVHHLSDVVDGAAAKEAAAILKMASTRTIYAQKADEARATGRVLGLPRWAVEIIPTLSPGIAVWDVNGNVQVVKHLVTETERPLVFTDRAMTESSAEQFVDEALEAAELEAEERAAAFVEQRLGGSESTVA; encoded by the coding sequence ATGCGGGATCCGCTGACCGCTCTCACCGATGCCTTCACCGCGTTCCTGTTCGGGAAGGTGGAGACGACCCGGCTTCCGGTGCGTACGTCGACGGGGCAGGCACAGGCCGTCTATCTGCCGACGGCCGCGCCGGGCCTCGGCGACTCCGGGGTGATCATCGGCCGCGAGGTGTACTCCGGCAAGGGCTACATCTACGACCCCTTCCAGCTCTACGGTCAGCAGCTCCCGGCCCCCCACTGGCTGGTGCTCGGCGAGTCCGGCAACGGCAAGTCGGCGCTGGAGAAGACGTACGTACTACGGCAGTTGAGGTTCAAGGACCGTCAGGTCGTCGTCCTCGACGCACAGGGCGAGGACGGCGTCGGCGAGTGGAACCTCATCGCCGAAGAGCTGGGCATAACTCCCATCCGGCTCGACCCGACGGCCGCCCTGGACATGGGGATCCGGCTCAACCCGCTGGACCCGGCGATCACTTCGACGGGCCAGCTGGCGCTGCTGCGCACCATCATCGAGGTCGCGCTCGGGCACGGCCTCGACGAGCGCTCCGGCTTCGCGCTGAAGGTCGCGCACGCGTACGTGAACGAGACGATCGTCGACCGGCAGCCGGTCCTGCCCGACATCGTCGAGCAGCTCCGCCACCCGGAACCGGAGTCGGCGGAGGCCATGAACGTGGCCCTCGAGGACGTCCGGGCCTGGGGCCTCGACGTGGCGCTCGTCATCGACCGGCTCGTCGACGGCGACCTGCGCGGCATGTTCGACGGCCCGACGACGGTCGGCATCGACCTCGACGCCCCGCTGATCGTCTTCGACCTGTCCCACATCGACCGGAACTCGATCGCGATGCCGATCCTGATGGCGATCGTGGGCGTGTGGCTGGAGCACACCTGGATCCGCCCCGACCGGAAGAAGCGCATCTTCCTGGTCGAGGAGGCCTGGCACATCATCAACAGCCCCTTCGTGGCCCAACTCTTCCAGCGGCTGCTGAAGTTCGGCCGCCGCCTCGGCCTGTCCTTCGTGGCGGTCGTCCACCACCTGAGCGACGTGGTCGACGGCGCGGCCGCCAAGGAAGCGGCGGCGATCCTGAAGATGGCTTCCACGAGGACGATCTACGCCCAGAAGGCGGACGAGGCGAGAGCCACGGGCCGGGTGCTCGGACTGCCCCGCTGGGCCGTCGAGATCATCCCGACGCTCTCCCCCGGCATCGCCGTCTGGGACGTCAACGGCAACGTACAGGTGGTCAAACACCTGGTCACCGAGACCGAACGCCCACTGGTGTTCACCGACCGCGCCATGACGGAATCGTCCGCCGAGCAGTTCGTGGACGAGGCCCTGGAGGCGGCCGAGCTGGAGGCCGAGGAACGGGCGGCCGCGTTCGTGGAGCAGCGCCTGGGCGGCTCCGAGTCCACGGTGGCATGA